The following proteins are co-located in the Solanum pennellii chromosome 1, SPENNV200 genome:
- the LOC107008610 gene encoding probable serine/threonine-protein kinase PBL7, with protein MDNYSQNHHHSESQSHKNHQHNDILPSTSVLLIIVPIIIIILLIAISLLIVMLKRIQSAKHNGTNNSSKSVINKNNCMFVAHSTIDIHLSPDVKGGCLPGHGGSSGRMPETKLRGVQVFTYKQLEMSTDKFSEANVIGNGGYGVVYRGVLIDGTVAAIKVLQREGKQWERSFRLEVDLLSRLHSPYLVELLGYCADQHHRLLIFDYMPNGSLQQHLHNAHKQSTNSLNWEIRLRIALDCARALEYLHEHTTPSVIHRDFKCSNVLLDQNFRAKVSDFGLAKIGSDKLNGLISTRVLGTTGYLAPEYASTGKLTTKSDVYSYGVVLLELLTGRVPIDTKRPPGEHVLVSWALPRLTNREKVVEMVDPTLQGQYTKKDLIQVAAIAAMCVQTEADYRPLMTDVVQSLVPLVKTYSSSCSANSFRSYNHTVSPRS; from the exons ATGGATAACTACAGCCAAAACCATCATCACTCTGAATCTCAAAGTCATAAAAACCACCAGCACAATGACATACTCCCTTCGACATCCGTTCTCCTTATCATCGTTCCAATCATAATTATAATCCTGCTTATTGCAATATCTCTTCTCATAGTCATGCTTAAGCGCATACAATCAGCCAAACACAATGGGACTAATAATAGTTCAAAAAGTGTcatcaacaaaaacaattgTATGTTCGTTGCACATAGTACCATCGACATCCATTTAAGTCCAG ATGTAAAGGGTGGATGTCTACCTGGACATGGAGGAAGTTCAGGGAGGATGCCAGAAACAAAATTGAGAGGAGTTCAAGTATTTACATACAAGCAGCTGGAGATGTCTACAGACAAATTTAGTGAGGCAAATGTGATTGGCAATGGAGGTTATGGGGTTGTCTACAGAGGAGTCCTCATTGATGGAACTGTGGCTGCAATTAAAGTTCTGCAAAGGGAAGGCAAGCAATGGGAACGTTCTTTTAGATTAGAG GTGGATTTATTAAGTCGCTTACACTCTCCTTACTTGGTTGAACTTCTTGGCTACTGCGCAGACCAACACCACAGGCTCCTAATTTTTGACTATATGCCTAATGGTTCACTCCAACAGCATCTCCACAACGCGCATAAACAATCCACGAACTCATTGAACTGGGAAATTAGGTTAAGAATAGCCCTTGATTGTGCTAGAGCTTTGGAATATCTACATGAGCACACAACTCCATCAGTTATCCACAGAGATTTCAAGTGCAGTAATGTTCTACTTGATCAAAATTTCAGAGCTAAGGTGTCTGATTTTGGGCTAGCAAAAATTGGCTCAGACAAATTGAACGGTCTGATCTCAACGCGAGTATTAGGGACCACGGGATATTTGGCCCCAGA GTATGCTTCAACTGGCAAACTTACAACAAAATCAGACGTATACAGTTATGGTGTGGTTCTTCTAGAGCTATTGACAGGCCGTGTACCAATTGATACAAAGAGGCCTCCTGGAGAACATGTGCTTGTCTCATGG GCTCTTCCAAGGTTGACAAACAGAGAAAAAGTAGTTGAAATGGTTGATCCAACGTTACAAGGACAGTACACGAAGAAGGATCTAATCCAG GTAGCTGCTATAGCAGCAATGTGTGTTCAAACAGAAGCAGATTATCGTCCGTTAATGACAGATGTTGTGCAATCCTTAGTACCTCTTGTTAAGACATACTCTTCTTCATGCTCTGCCAATTCCTTCAGATCATATAACCACACTGTGAGTCCAAGGTCTTAG
- the LOC107029214 gene encoding probable E3 ubiquitin-protein ligase LUL4 isoform X1: protein MGISWSKRHQNHHLHHPPPPPLMPPPSSSIAPPFPSQSLPPLPPHHPTYSVPTTSTTPPPSRNPYPLLNPPPPPNYPPPANSNYHFSFSQSSYGTRPVLYQNQYPPYYHHPHSNNGWGGFRPPPPPPPPLPAVPYVDHQNAKKIKNDVNVHKDTIRVHVDEFNKDFHLVSFTFDALVDGSITIFYFAKEGPNCKFNPVYPEIKPVQIPFVKGLGQKFCQPSGTGIDLGFFDVNDLSKPLQGEEIFPLVISAESSLSSTPLDEKYVGQSLENSAHSQITEAVLVKNNEDHFQVKVIKQILWIEGVRYELREIYGINNSEETNVNDEESGKECVICMTEPKDTAVLPCRHMCLCGECAKELRHQSNKCPICRQPIEELLEIKVKEAAS from the exons ATGGGAATTTCATGGAGTAAAAGGCATCAAAATCATCACCTCCACCACCCTCCTCCGCCGCCGCTTATGCCGCCACCGTCTTCTTCTATTGCTCCGCCCTTTCCTTCTCAGTCTTTACCACCACTGCCACCTCACCACCCAACCTACTCAGTTCCTACAACTTCTACAACACCTCCCCCATCCCGAAACCCTTATCCTTTACTAAACCCTCCTCCCCCGCCCAACTACCCGCCTCCTGCCAATTCAAACTACCATTTTAGTTTCAGTCAGTCCAGTTATGGTACTAGACCTGTACTCTATCAAAATCAGTATCCTCCttattatcatcatcctcaCAGTAATAACGGATGGGGTGGATTTCGGCCTCCGCCGCCTCCTCCACCGCCGTTGCCGGCGGTGCCGTATGTGGATCACCAAAATGCGAAGAAGATTAagaatgatgttaatgttcataAGGATACTATCAGGGTTCATGTTGACGAATTCAATAAGGATTTTCATTTGGTTTCGTTTACTTTCGATGCGCTTGTTGATGGAAG TATCACCATTTTCTACTTTGCTAAGGAGGGACCCAACTGCAAATTCAATCCAGTATATCCTGAAATCAAGCCTGTTCAAATACCATTTGTAAAAGGACTGGGCCAAAAGTTTTGCCAGCCTTCTGGAACTGGAATTGACCTGGGCTTTTTTGATGTCAATGACCTATCAAAGCCTCTCCAAGGAGAAGAAATTTTCCCCCTTGTTATATCAGCTGAGTCATCTCTGTCATCAACACCACTGGATGAGAAGTATGTTGGGCAGTCACTGGAAAACTCTGCCCATTCACAGATAACTGAAGCCGTGCTAGTCAAGAATAATGAGGATCATTTTCAAGTGAAAGTGATCAAGCAGATTTTGTGGATTGAAGGAGTTCGCTATGAGCTGAGAGAGATTTATGGGATCAACAATTCAGAGGAAACTAATGTCAATGATGAGGAGTCAGGAAAAGAATGTGTAATTTGCATGACTGAGCCGAAAGACACAGCAGTTTTGCCATGTAGACATATG TGTTTGTGTGGTGAGTGTGCCAAAGAACTGAGGCATCAATCAAATAAGTGCCCCATATGCCGCCAACCCATTGAGGAACTTCTGGAGATTAAGGTCAAAGAAG CGGCATCATAA
- the LOC107029214 gene encoding probable E3 ubiquitin-protein ligase LUL4 isoform X2, which translates to MGISWSKRHQNHHLHHPPPPPLMPPPSSSIAPPFPSQSLPPLPPHHPTYSVPTTSTTPPPSRNPYPLLNPPPPPNYPPPANSNYHFSFSQSSYGTRPVLYQNQYPPYYHHPHSNNGWGGFRPPPPPPPPLPAVPYVDHQNAKKIKNDVNVHKDTIRVHVDEFNKDFHLVSFTFDALVDGSITIFYFAKEGPNCKFNPVYPEIKPVQIPFVKGLGQKFCQPSGTGIDLGFFDVNDLSKPLQGEEIFPLVISAESSLSSTPLDEKYVGQSLENSAHSQITEAVLVKNNEDHFQVKVIKQILWIEGVRYELREIYGINNSEETNVNDEESGKECVICMTEPKDTAVLPCRHMCLCGECAKELRHQSNKCPICRQPIEELLEIKVKEGKT; encoded by the exons ATGGGAATTTCATGGAGTAAAAGGCATCAAAATCATCACCTCCACCACCCTCCTCCGCCGCCGCTTATGCCGCCACCGTCTTCTTCTATTGCTCCGCCCTTTCCTTCTCAGTCTTTACCACCACTGCCACCTCACCACCCAACCTACTCAGTTCCTACAACTTCTACAACACCTCCCCCATCCCGAAACCCTTATCCTTTACTAAACCCTCCTCCCCCGCCCAACTACCCGCCTCCTGCCAATTCAAACTACCATTTTAGTTTCAGTCAGTCCAGTTATGGTACTAGACCTGTACTCTATCAAAATCAGTATCCTCCttattatcatcatcctcaCAGTAATAACGGATGGGGTGGATTTCGGCCTCCGCCGCCTCCTCCACCGCCGTTGCCGGCGGTGCCGTATGTGGATCACCAAAATGCGAAGAAGATTAagaatgatgttaatgttcataAGGATACTATCAGGGTTCATGTTGACGAATTCAATAAGGATTTTCATTTGGTTTCGTTTACTTTCGATGCGCTTGTTGATGGAAG TATCACCATTTTCTACTTTGCTAAGGAGGGACCCAACTGCAAATTCAATCCAGTATATCCTGAAATCAAGCCTGTTCAAATACCATTTGTAAAAGGACTGGGCCAAAAGTTTTGCCAGCCTTCTGGAACTGGAATTGACCTGGGCTTTTTTGATGTCAATGACCTATCAAAGCCTCTCCAAGGAGAAGAAATTTTCCCCCTTGTTATATCAGCTGAGTCATCTCTGTCATCAACACCACTGGATGAGAAGTATGTTGGGCAGTCACTGGAAAACTCTGCCCATTCACAGATAACTGAAGCCGTGCTAGTCAAGAATAATGAGGATCATTTTCAAGTGAAAGTGATCAAGCAGATTTTGTGGATTGAAGGAGTTCGCTATGAGCTGAGAGAGATTTATGGGATCAACAATTCAGAGGAAACTAATGTCAATGATGAGGAGTCAGGAAAAGAATGTGTAATTTGCATGACTGAGCCGAAAGACACAGCAGTTTTGCCATGTAGACATATG TGTTTGTGTGGTGAGTGTGCCAAAGAACTGAGGCATCAATCAAATAAGTGCCCCATATGCCGCCAACCCATTGAGGAACTTCTGGAGATTAAGGTCAAAGAAGGTAAAACTTAG
- the LOC107007778 gene encoding heavy metal-associated isoprenylated plant protein 32, translating into MNKQEMLKSQTCVLKVNIHCDGCKQKVKKKLQKIEGVYTVKIDSDQSKVTVTGNVDPATLIKKLVKSGKHAELWGGGQKGGSNFNMMNNQFMNMQMDNFKGGKDNKSQKGGGGGGNKEPPKGNAQQFLQMMQNLKGSKDNFKMPNNPNPKDQKSVKFNLPEDEFDDESDDFDDESDDYDDESDEEFGAPPPSKMMGGGPHGLNAMMMKGGPMGNNGGNGKKGGVEIPVQMKGMAGNHHDGGKNNNNGGGKQGKGGNQNQNVGKNGGKGNNNGSFGAAVPPQKGGGGGKMDGGLMMNSLQQGGPHGMMSMGQKSGGPMGNHPMAHMSAAQGLPAGGPGGYPGMGQGGSNPYSQQQQQYMAQMMMNQQRPAGYDMYGAHPNMYGAHPMMYARQHPSVSYGPPPPMGAPVHDNFTHMFSDENTGSCSIM; encoded by the exons ATGAATAAACAAGAAATGCTCAAGTCTCAG ACTTGTGTACTTAAAGTGAACATACACTGTGATGGCTGTAAACAGAAGGTGAAAAAGAAATTGCAGAAGATTGAAG GTGTTTACACAGTGAAGATAGATTCAGACCAAAGCAAAGTAACAGTGACAGGAAATGTTGATCCAGCAACGCTGATAAAGAAGCTAGTGAAATCAGGGAAACATGCAGAGCTATGGGGAGGAGGACAAAAGGGAGGTTCTAATTTCAATATGATGAACAATCAGTTCATGAACATGCAAATGGACAACTTTAAAGGTGGAAAAGACAACAAATCTCaaaagggtggtggtggtggtggaaaTAAGGAACCACCAAAGGGGAACGCCCAACAGTTTCTTCAGATGATGCAGAATCTCAAAGGGTCAAAGGATAATTTCAAGATGCCTAATAATCCAAATCCCAAGGATCAAAAATCTGTGAAGTTCAATCTGCCTGAGGATGAATTTGATGATGAATCTGACGACTTCGATGATGAAtctgatgattatgatgatgaatCTGATGAAGAATTTGGTGCCCCTCCACCTTCTAAAATGATGGGGGGTGGACCTCATGGGCTTAACGCTATGATGATGAAAGGTGGGCCTATGGGTAATAATGGTGGAAATGGCAAGAAAGGTGGAGTTGAAATCCCAGTACAAATGAAGGGTATGGCTGGAAATCATCATGATGGTGgcaaaaacaataataatggAGGAGGAAAACAGGGGAAAGGAGGGAACCAGAATCAAAATGTTGGTAAAAATGGTGGTAAAGGCAACAATAATGGAAGTTTTGGTGCAGCAGTACCACCTCAGAAAGGAGGAGGGGGAGGGAAGATGGATGGAGGTCTAATGATGAACAGTCTGCAACAAGGAGGGCCACATGGTATGATGAGTATGGGTCAAAAAAGTGGAGGTCCAATGGGTAATCACCCAATGGCTCATATGTCGGCAGCTCAAGGACTACCCGCCGGTGGTCCTGGCGGTTACCCGGGGATGGGTCAAGGAGGCAGCAACCCTTATagccaacaacaacaacagtataTGGCACAAATGATGATGAACCAACAGCGGCCTGCCGGATATGACATGTACGGAGCCCATCCAAACATGTACGGTGCCCATCCGATGATGTACGCCCGGCAACATCCATCCGTGAGTTACGGGCCACCGCCACCTATGGGTGCTCCGGTGCATGATAATTTCACTCATATGTTCAGCGATGAGAATACAGGCAGCTGTAGTATTAtgtaa